A stretch of Cucumis sativus cultivar 9930 chromosome 2, Cucumber_9930_V3, whole genome shotgun sequence DNA encodes these proteins:
- the LOC101214883 gene encoding ribosomal protein S2, mitochondrial isoform X4 yields MTLHSILIQKLLCTNAHVGRRVATHHFKLYTYGFRNRMAIIDSDKTLICMRHALNFIGSLVRLKGRFMFVNTNWLFDEIIEEMTKKIGCYRPSDNALWKMSGILTNSGSPKKFRSRRKKLFFGPTQPPDCLVVIDTERKSSVILEADRLQIPIVGLVNSSMPLEIYKKIAYPIPANDSVQFIYLFCNLITKTFLYEQKRLSSAKAVAVEEELPKAQPREGLDRREEQMKIDDVSKKEVLLVPYESLAPLPDDIADTKNLLDKLVVLKFNGALGTTMGFNGSKSALKVCGDSTPLDLFVEQIELPF; encoded by the exons ATGACTCTTCACTCCATTTTGATTCAGAAGCTATTGTGCACCAACGCCCATGTTGGTCGTCGAGTTGCCACTCACCATTTCAAGCTATATACTTATGGGTTCCGCAATCGAATGGCCATCATTGACTCCgataaaaccctaatttgcaTGCGCCATGCCTTGAACTTCATTGGCTCATTGGTCCGCCTGAAAGGTCGTTTCATGTTCGTTAACACCAATTGGCTTTTCGATGAGATCATTGAAGAAATGACGAAGAAGATTGGGTGTTACAGGCCTAGCGACAATGCACTTTGGAAGATGAGTGGAATTCTCACTAATAGTGGAAGTCCTAAGAAGTTCAGGTCGAGGCGTAAGAAGCTCTTTTTTGGACCAACTCAACCGCCCGACTGTTTGGTGGTTATTGATACGGAGAGAAAATCGTCAGTGATTTTGGAGGCAGACAGATTGCAGATTCCGATTGTGGGTCTTGTTAACTCGAGCATGCCATTGGAGATCTATAAGAAGATTGCTTATCCTATTCCGGCCAATGATTCTGTTCAATTTATCTATTTGTTCTGTAACTTGATAACGAAGACCTTCCTTTACGAACAGAAGCGACTGTCTTCTGCTAAAGCAGTTGCTGTCGAAGAGGAACTTCCCAAAGCTCAACCAAG AGAGGGATTGGATCGCAGAGAGGAGCAGATGAAAATCGATGATGTTTCGAAGAAAGAAGTGCTTCTTGTTCCCTATGAAAGTCTAGCGCCTCTGCCAGATG ACATAGCAGATACTAAAAATCTTTTGGACAAGCTCGTTGTTTTGAAGTTCAATGGAGCTTTGGGCACAACTATGGGTTTTAATGGGTCCAA ATCTGCACTCAAAGTTTGTGGTGATTCAACTCCCCTTGACTTATTTGTTGAGCAAATTGAG CTACCATTCTAA
- the LOC101214163 gene encoding UPF0496 protein At1g20180 has product MKTSSVWTSLRSAISILKGRERSSSKKNKANANALSNKLNLNEEYQAAFRTNSYVEFTAITNNTSSPSSLISCLLEPDQDMLLHNITSNGGHVHDHDLLIQYFQASFEAFETCQLLLQALNQTKINHHILVNATVKLTTMALRAGDDDNGNHGRVYGEDDPLILSSFFSRLKNPNFSILNQIGSRFLALHESHSELLQKLASKQNETRRKLRLKRIRKRVAKGCLLISNAAVLVALLLLALHSLVGIVAAPGLLIACFVGLLKKKVKRDYKLPFTPETSLQQMEIAARGTYITMNDLDTLSRMAARLDVEVEHLRAVGEMWMRSSRSRCEILKEFVVEDEAIVEQMKELQQHIYLCFHTINRSRRLVMDETMGDMDQSC; this is encoded by the exons ATGAAAACTTCTTCTGTATGGACATCCCTCAGATCTGCCATCTCTATTCTTAAAG GTAGAGAGAGATCATCATCAAAAAAGAACAAGGCTAATGCAAATGCCTTATCCAACAAGTTAAACCTTAACGAAGAATACCAAGCAGCCTTTAGAACAAACTCTTACGTTGAATTCACAGCAATAACCAACAACACATCATCACCATCGTCATTAATATCATGTCTTCTCGAGCCAGATCAAGATATGCTTCTTCACAACATCACCTCCAATGGCGGCCATGTCCACGACCATGAtcttttaattcaatatttccAAGCTAGCTTTGAAGCTTTCGAAACTTGCCAACTTCTTCTTCAAGCTTTGaatcaaactaaaatcaatCACCACATTCTTGTCAATGCTACTGTCAAGCTTACTACAATGGCTTTAAGGGCGGGCGATGACGACAATGGTAATCATGGCCGTGTTTATGGGGAGGATGATCCGTTAAtattgtcttcttttttctctcgtttgaaaaaccctaatttctcCATTCTTAATCAAATTGGGAGTCGGTTTCTTGCGTTGCATGAATCTCATTCTGAGTTGTTGCAGAAACTTGCAAGCAAGCAGAATGAAACTCGAAGAAAGTTGAG GTTGAAAAGAATAAGGAAGAGAGTAGCCAAAGGTTGTTTATTGATATCAAACGCGGCGGTTCTGGTGGCTCTACTACTTCTGGCTTTGCACAGTCTCGTGGGCATCGTGGCAGCGCCCGGGTTATTGATTGCTTGCTTTGTGGGCTtattgaagaagaaggttAAGAGAGATTATAAGCTCCCTTTTACGCCGGAGACGTCTCTCCAGCAAATGGAGATTGCAGCGAGAGGGACGTATATTACGATGAATGATTTGGACACGTTGAGTCGGATGGCTGCCAGGCTTGACGTGGAGGTGGAGCATTTGAGAGCAGTGGGAGAGATGTGGATGAGAAGCAGCAGATCAAGGTGTGAGATATTGAAGGAGTTTGTCGTAGAAGATGAAGCCATTGTTGAGCAAATGAAGGAGCTTcaacaacatatatatttgtgttttcaTACAATAAATAGGTCTAGAAGGCTTGTTATGGATGAAACTATGGGAGATATGGATCAaagttgttga